GCTGGACAGGGAAAATGATCGCTTTCTTGAAACGCGGGAACGAAAAAATCATAATCATTCATACAGACGATAATATGGATGTCCCGGCGGCTTGTGTGTGGCAGGGGCTTGCTCCTTCTGAAAGGGTGAAAAATGGCAATCAGGATAGGCATTAACGGGTTTGGTCGGATCGGACGGCTGGTCGCCCGTTCTTTTATGGAACAAAGTCTTCTTCCGGGGGAAAAAAGACCCGAAGTGGAAATTGTTGCGGTGAACGACCTGACAGATTCGGAACACCTGGCACACCTTCTGAAGTATGACTCCGTTCATGGGACGCTGGATGCGGACATCGGGCACGTGGGAGACAATTTGTATCTGGATGGCCAGGCAGTTCGTGTCTATCGGGAGCAGGATCCCGGCCGGATTCCCTGGGGCGAATCGGGGGTCGATATTGTGGTTGAGAGTACCGGTCGTTTCGAAAATCGGGAAAAAGCCTCCCTTCACCAGAAAGGGGGAGCGAAAAAGGTCATCATTTCGGCTCCTTCTCCGGATCCGGACTGTACAATCGTTCTTGGGGTCAATGAACATATCTATGATCCCCGCATTCATCATATTGTGAGCAACGCATCCTGCACGACGAACTGTCTGGCTCCCGTGGTCAAGATCCTTTCGGACAACCTGGGGCTGGAAAAAGGTTTTATGACGACTGTTCATTCCTATACGAACGACCAGCGTCTCCTCGACTTGCCCCATAAGGATTTGAGA
The sequence above is drawn from the Leptospirillum ferriphilum ML-04 genome and encodes:
- the gap gene encoding type I glyceraldehyde-3-phosphate dehydrogenase translates to MAIRIGINGFGRIGRLVARSFMEQSLLPGEKRPEVEIVAVNDLTDSEHLAHLLKYDSVHGTLDADIGHVGDNLYLDGQAVRVYREQDPGRIPWGESGVDIVVESTGRFENREKASLHQKGGAKKVIISAPSPDPDCTIVLGVNEHIYDPRIHHIVSNASCTTNCLAPVVKILSDNLGLEKGFMTTVHSYTNDQRLLDLPHKDLRRARSAGVSMIPTTTGAAKAIGLVLPHLKGRLDGMSIRVPTPDVSINDLTCIVQKDTTVEEINLLFREAASGPMAGILAYTEVPLVSADFRGNPNSSIVDGLSTRVMEKRMVKVLAWYDNEWGYSCRVRDLVHFIAERL